The DNA window GCACTCCATGGGTGTGCGGTCCGGCGTTGCGCAGCAACACTTTCGTCTGGTCGTTGTAGATCGATACGTCGATGCGACCCGCGAAAGCGTAAATGCCGTTTTTCGCGGCGCTGAGATGCTCTGCCTGCTGTAACCCCGAATCGATGCGTCGTGACATCACTTGCTGTTCCATGCTGCAAACCGCAGCGGAGCCTCCCCGGGATAGCGTGACTAATTCGGAGCCGTCGGCGTTAAAGCACATTTGGACAATGTCAGCGCCGGTTGCCACTTCGAATTTTGTCTCGCGTGTAGCAACGTCGATCAACTGCACCGTCTCGTCGCGGCTGACCGCGAGCAGTCCCGTGCTGGCTGCCAGTCGATCGCCCACGATCGAGAGCTTCTCCTGCAGAGCACCGGATGCAACACTCCAGATTTCCACCGGGCTTTTTACAAAGCTCACCGCCAGCGAATTGCTGTCGTCGAGGACAGCGATCCCGTTGATGTCGCCCGAAACACGCAACTGCTTGAGAACCGTGAAGGCCTGGGCATCGACAATGTCGATCACCGAGTCGTTTCTTGCAACCGCCAGGAAACGACCATCGGGACTGTAGCACCAATGATCGCAACGAAAGCGTCCCTTGGGAGTGACTCGCTTCAGCAGCTGCAGCGTTTTGACATCCCACAAGTACATCTGTCCCACCATGGTGCACATCGCCAGATGCTTTCCGTCGGGGGAGAAAGCCAGCTGGCCGCTCGAAATGAGATTACTTAAGAGTTCGGTGGCATGCCCCGTTTCCGTATCCCAGAAGATGAGGTTCGAGGAGATCGACGCCACAAATTTCCCCTCGGGGTGCGCGGCAAGACCGCGCACCTGATGGAAGTGCCGCAGTTTTACGTCACCCAGCACCGCGATCAGTTCAGGCGGATCTTTCGCGGCTTCGCCCGCTTCCGCCATGGGAAGTGCGGGCTGGCCAGGCGAACCTTCCCACTGATCAAACTGACTGGGCAGCCCGGCGAGCAGGCCCGCCGCGGTCATGCCCTGCAGCGACTCCCCTTGGGTGCGAACTAACATGTGCAAATGGTTCTGCAGTTCCGCGAGCGACCGTGCGTCCAGCGAATCCGCATCTTCCACCATCGCCCTCAGTTCCACCAGGCTCGCGGTTGCCAACGATTTCTCCGCAGGTTTGACGCTTTCCGGAACACTGGTCGCCGGAGCGGTGGTCGCCGGAGCGGTGGTCGCCGGAGCGGTGGTCGCCGGAACGCGAGTTTCGGCCAGGCCGGGCGGCGGCCCCTTTTCGTTTTTCGGAATGCTTTCGATCCGCAACACTTCATTCCCGCCGCGGACGATCGAAATTTTTGTGGGTTGGGGCTGCACCCTGGCTGTATCGCCGCCGGCGAGGCTGATTTCGTACGTGCCGCGGCGGAGTTGCACTTTTGTGCCGGAGTGGGAGTCAATGACCTTCACCACCTTGCCGTTCTTCTTCACCACCACCTGCACATGATGGTCGTTGAACTCAATTCGCAGATGCCCCGTATCCGTAGCGATATAGACCACGCCCAACGCGATCGTCAGACCCAGGATAGCGGCAACCGTCAGCGCCGCGATAAAAAGCGGCTTTCGTCGCTCCCGTCGCTGCGGCAGGACCCTGGTCGGCGCGATGCTGGGCATCCGGTTCGCTCGTGATCGCCGGGTGAGCGAATCGGCCTGCGGGGGACCGATGAACGTGGTCGCGAATTCAGCATCTGGTTCGAAGGCAGCGGTGTCGAGGAAGCAGTGCAAGGATTCGGCCAGTTCTTCCGCCGACGCAAACCGATCTGTCAGACGCTTCGCCATGGCCCGGCCGCAAATCGCGGCTAAATCCGCCGAGACATCCCGACGAACTTCTGCGAGCGGCGCCGGCTCGTCGCGGAGAATGCTGGCCAGCAACTGAGCCACATTGCCCTGATGCGGCAGGCTGCCCGATAACAATTCATAAAGGATCACGCCCAGCGCATAGACATCGGTCTGCGGGCCGATGGCGGGGGCATCGCCTTCGACTTGTTCGGGCGCCATGTAAGCGGGGGTTCCGACGATGGCGCCTGACTGCGTCAACCGCACATCTTCGGATTCGGAGCGACGGGCCAGCCCGAAATCCATAATGACCGGTTCGCCGCGTCGATTGATCATGATATTTGCCGGCTTCAGATCGCGGTGGACGACGCCATGTTGATGAGCTTCGGCGAGCGCGAGCGCTAGTTTTCTCGTCAAGTCTGCGGCGACCGTCTGCGACAGCGGTCCGCTTTCGCGCAAGCACTCGGCTAGCGATCGCCCTTCGATGTACGCCATCGAAAGGTAATGCACGCCGTCGACTTCCCCCACATCGTAAACCGGGCAG is part of the Lignipirellula cremea genome and encodes:
- a CDS encoding WD40 repeat domain-containing serine/threonine-protein kinase; this encodes MEEFSQRIATADWQLAALIELVKIDLDRRWSCGSHASLDDYLAQYPELGGREQVALDLVQAEFEIRLHYGDAPGMADYAARFPQHAAALHAWTPSAPSVLPATAQIDTSHALKSSTNAIAGGLYSADLPLGEFGRYRIEKKLGQGGMGAVYLAHDSRLERQVALKVPRFAEHDDPQILERFLREAKAAATIDHPNLCPVYDVGEVDGVHYLSMAYIEGRSLAECLRESGPLSQTVAADLTRKLALALAEAHQHGVVHRDLKPANIMINRRGEPVIMDFGLARRSESEDVRLTQSGAIVGTPAYMAPEQVEGDAPAIGPQTDVYALGVILYELLSGSLPHQGNVAQLLASILRDEPAPLAEVRRDVSADLAAICGRAMAKRLTDRFASAEELAESLHCFLDTAAFEPDAEFATTFIGPPQADSLTRRSRANRMPSIAPTRVLPQRRERRKPLFIAALTVAAILGLTIALGVVYIATDTGHLRIEFNDHHVQVVVKKNGKVVKVIDSHSGTKVQLRRGTYEISLAGGDTARVQPQPTKISIVRGGNEVLRIESIPKNEKGPPPGLAETRVPATTAPATTAPATTAPATSVPESVKPAEKSLATASLVELRAMVEDADSLDARSLAELQNHLHMLVRTQGESLQGMTAAGLLAGLPSQFDQWEGSPGQPALPMAEAGEAAKDPPELIAVLGDVKLRHFHQVRGLAAHPEGKFVASISSNLIFWDTETGHATELLSNLISSGQLAFSPDGKHLAMCTMVGQMYLWDVKTLQLLKRVTPKGRFRCDHWCYSPDGRFLAVARNDSVIDIVDAQAFTVLKQLRVSGDINGIAVLDDSNSLAVSFVKSPVEIWSVASGALQEKLSIVGDRLAASTGLLAVSRDETVQLIDVATRETKFEVATGADIVQMCFNADGSELVTLSRGGSAAVCSMEQQVMSRRIDSGLQQAEHLSAAKNGIYAFAGRIDVSIYNDQTKVLLRNAGPHTHGVHDVDFDAAEQRLASVDYGSNVVVWSLADKSPIVEFNTSENFARLVAFFDESSLAVGMLGNQVGMFSAHNGAPGAHWDLGLNRVLAGGNSDPADFAASADDNSLVALRDDGEVCLWNAASNMHTTWSTYDRNAMQIDITPQLSRLVVKSHNKLYLIDAASPQLESFAAGEIASATAVAISPDGAIIAVGSSTGEIVLVRRSDKTTLKVLRGHRELFNRLKFTGDGRLLVASGSHGALSVWDMQGQRVLCRIQHSEPNSSAMDFTLTRDGRYVAVAVGNGTIPILRLCKRGIREPFVLKGENDEQFRDSAPAD